The genomic segment cgtgtctctctccacttcaatccatacttcatgctgctgcccggattatctttgtccagaaacgctctgggcatattactcccctcctcaaaaatctccagtggctaccaatcaatctgcgcatcaggtagaaactcctcaccctcggcttcaaggctgtccatcacctcgccccctcctacctcacctcccttctctccttctccagcccagcccgcaccctccgctcctccaccgctaatctcctcaccgtacctcgttctcgcctgtcccgccatcgacccccggcccacatcatcccccgggcctggaatgccctccctctgcccatccgccaagctagctctcttcctcccttcaaggtcctgctgagagctcacctcctccaggaggccttcccagactgagccccttccttcctctccccctcgtccccctctccatccccccatcttacctccttcccttccccacagcacctgtatatgtttgtacgtatttattactctattcattttacttgtacatatctattctatttattttgttagtatgtttggttttgttctctgtctccctcttttagactgtgagcccactgttgggtagggactgtctctatatgttgccaatttgtacttcccaagcacttagtacagtgctctgcacatagtaagcgctaaatacgattgatgatgatgatgagccccatctatagaattaagggccctggggctcctcagacccacaatcGAGCCAAACAGAGCCAATTCCCTGTACAGAGCCGCAGTCCCCAGATCCAGAACCAGATTCTGACTCGGCAGTGGCTTCCTCTGCCTCAACAGTGGCCTCCTCTGTCTCCACGCTCTCTGTCCCAAACCCAACTCTACCTCACCGCCTCAaaacacactctttctctctcacacatacacaaaaaaagTTTACAAGGCCAAACACCTTCCCTTGTATTCTGCTGTTCTCTCCGTCACATGTTGATGAGACTTGTAGCCACGGAGATTCCAAACGGTCTCTGTACTTCATCCGCATCCGCACAAGAGATGACCACACCGAGTAGATCGTTCCAGGTACTTCCCCCTGTGGGTGCAAATGATGGTGTGATTATGATAGTCAAGGCAATAAGCGTGACACTCCAGGAGTGCCAGGAATCCTGATTTCTGAGGAAAACAACTCACTGTTATTCCTCCTCACCTGCCGGGAGATTTTGGAAGTCTTCCTAAACTCCCGATTCTTCCCGACTGTTCCGTGACATGACCGTGGGAGTGGAGTAGATGGTACACTGGTGTAGCTGAAAAGGGAatagattaaaaataataataataataaaccacaTTTTTTTACCCTTCAGTTTTTCTAAAGCATAGCAGATTCCTTCTCCTATCCACCCCCCCACAACAATAACCCAATTGCTGCAAATACATAAAAGGACAACCCAAGacccctagcttctccattcttctctccctctgcccatccatcacCTCTCACCCAGTCCCAAGAGGGCCCACATCCCAAAGACCAGACCTCTTCAGGGCCCACGCTGACCCAACGTGGGTGGGGGTCAAACCCAAagcaccccttcccatccccattttctagtcaACACAGTGAAAAATCTGGGAGACCACAACAGgaatccaggtccatctgatgTGTTGACACacacagactctctctctctctctctctctctctctctctcacacacacacacacacacacacacacacacacacacactctcctcatctccctcaccccGCTTCTTTCCGTTTGTCCGTCGAACCCCTCCTACTCCCCCGGAAAGAGCCTGTTAGAGATCGGCATAGAGCCGACCTTCAGGAGCCACTCACGGTCCGGGCGATTCCCAGGAAGAGACCCTAGACTAGACTCCACCCTACTCCTTCATTTTACCCCTCTCTCCCTAGAGAAATCCTTATCACAAGTTTCTGGGTGGGTGAGGCTGCTTTCCCCAAAGCCAGGGAGATCCCCCATTTCTGTACACAAGGCGGTCCTATTCGAATGCTAGTCCTCAGCGGCTGACGCTCCCGTCACGGTACACTGTCCGTGAAACTCATTCCCTGACCCTCGGTCCGTCACTCGACATGGACACCCATCTCACACTCGAGTCCCCAGATTTCTTTTTCTGAAATGATGACAAAGTCGACCGGGAACTCGCCCGCCTTTCTCCTCACCCGGTACCTTCGCCTTGTCCTTCCTGGAAGTGACTGTCAGACCCAGAAaagtcccttcaaaagagactgaggatgtacagagtgaccctggagacaggactgtgaacacccagagatgagccccatctatagaattaagggccctggggctcctcagacccacagtccagccaaacagaaccagttccctgcacagagccccagcccccagatTCAGAACCAGATCCTGAATCgacagtggcctcctctgcctTCATGCTCTCTGTCCCAAACCCAACTCTACCTCACCACCTCAAAagaactttctctctctctctctctcacacacacacacacacacacacacacacacacagagaattaACAAAGCCAAACACCTTCCCTTGGATTCTGTGGTTCTGCCAATCGCATGTTGATGATCCTTGTAGCCACAGAGACTCCAAATGGTCTCTGTCTTTCATCCACATTGGCACAAGAGGTGACCACACCAAGTAGCGTGTTCCAGGTCCTTCCCCCTGTGGGCACAAATGATGGTGTGATTATGATAGTCAAGCCAATAAGCGTGACACTCCAGGAGTGCCGGGAATTCTGATTTCTGAGGACAACAGCTCACTGTTATTCCTCCTCACCTGCCAGGAGATTTTGGAAGTCATCCTAAACCCCTGATTCATCCCGACTGTGTTCCGTGACATGACCGTGGGAATGGAGTAGATGGTACACTGGTGTAGCTGAAAaaggaatagatttttttttaaaaaagaaataaaccACATTTTTTCCCTTCAGTTTTTCTACAGCATAGCTgattccttcccctacccaccccccgAAAAACAATAACCTGATTGCTGCAAATACATAAAAGGACAACCCAAGAccccctagcttctccattcttctctctccctgcccatccatcacctcacacccAGTCCCAAGAAGGCCCGCATCCCAACAAGGAGACCTCTTCAGGGCCTGTGCCAACCCAACGTTTGTGGGGGTCAAACCCGAagcaccccttcccatccctgtttTCTAGTCAACACACTGAAAAATCTGGGAGACCACAACAGGAAGCCAGGTCCATCTGAGGTGttgacacaaatacacacacacactcctcaccTCCCTTGCTCCACTTCTTTCCGTTTGTCCATCGAACCCCTCCTACTCTCCCAGAAAGAGCCCCTTAGAGATCGGCATAGAGCCGACCTTCGGGAGCCGCTCATGGTCTGGGCTATTCCCGGGAAGAGACCGTAGACTAGACTCCACCCTACTCCTTCACTTTACCCCTCTCTCCCTAGAGAAATCCTTATCACAAGTTTCTGGGCGGGTGAGGCTGCTTTCTCCAAAGCCAGGGAGATCCCCCATTTCCCTACAGAAGGCGGTCCAATTCGAATGCTAGTGCTCGGCGGCCGACGCTCCCGACGTCATGCCAGACTGTCTGTGAAACTCATTCCCTGACCCTTGCTCCGTCGCTCGACATGGATACCCATCTCACGCTCGAGTTCCCGGATTTCTTTTTCCAAAACGATGACAAAGTCGACCGGGAACTCGCCCACCTTTCTCCTCACCCGGCACCTTGCCCTTGTCCTCCTTGGGAGCGACTGTCAGACCCAGAAaagtcccttcaaaagagaccgagatgtacagagtgaccctgaagacaggactgtgagcacccagagatgagccccatctatagaattaagggccccggggctcctcagacccacagtcaagccaaacagagccagttccctgcacagagccccagtcccCAGATCCAGAACCAGATTCTGACTCGGCAGTGGCCTCCTCTGTCTCCACGCTCTCTGTCCCAAACCCAACTCTACCTCACCATCTgaaagcactctctctctctctctctctctcacacacacacacacacaaaaaaaaaaacaaacaaacaaacacatcAACGAGGCCAAACACCTTCCCTTGTATTCTGTGGTTCTCCCCATCACATGTTGATGAGCCCTGTAGCCATGGAGACTCCAAACAGTCTCTGTATTTCATCCGCATCAGCAAAAGAGGGGACCACACCAAACAGATCGTTCCAGGGACTTCCTCCTATTGGCACAAATGATGAGGTGATTAAGAGAGTCGAGCCAATGAGAATGACAGTCCAACAGTTCCAGAAATCTGGGTTTCTGATGACAACAGCTCACTGCtattcctcctcacctgcctGGGGATTTTGGAAGTCACCCTAGACTCCCAATTCTTCCCGACTGTGTTCTGTGACGGGACCATGGGAGTGGAGAAGAGCTGATGGTTCACTGGTGTAGCTGAAAAGGAAatacataaaaaaaattaattttttgACTTCAGTTTTTCTACAGCATAGCTGATTCCGCCCCtatccccccaccacacacacacacacacacacacacacacacactctctctctctctcacctgatTGCTGCAAATACATAAAAGGACAACCCAAGACCCCcgagcttctccattcttctctccccctgcccatccatcATGTCACACCCATTCCCAAGAAGGCCCGCATCCCAACAACGAGACATCTTCTGGGCCCATGCTGACCCAACGTGGGTGGGGGTCAAACCCGAagcaccccttcccatccctgtttTCAAATCAAACACGCTGAAAAAAAACCTGGGAAACCACAACAGGAAGCCAGGTCCACCTgaggtgtacacacacacacacacacacacacacactctctctctctctctctctctccccctcattttcctcatctccctccctctgcttctttGCGTTTATCCGTCGACCCCCTCCGTCTCCCCTGAAAATAACCCATTAGACATTGGCAGAGAGCTGACCTTCCGGAGCCACTCACAGTCCGGGTGATTCCAGGGAAAAGACCGGACGCTAGACCCCACCCTACTCCTTCACTCGACCCCTTTTTCCCCAGAAAATGCCTAATCGCTACATTCTGGGGTAGCCTTCTCCTGCCTGGAAGTGACTGTCAGACCCAGAAaagtcccttcaaaagagaccgaggatgtacagagtgaccctggagacaggactgtgagcacccagagatgagccccatctatagaattaagggccctggggc from the Tachyglossus aculeatus isolate mTacAcu1 chromosome 2, mTacAcu1.pri, whole genome shotgun sequence genome contains:
- the LOC119941501 gene encoding uncharacterized protein LOC119941501, with the translated sequence MTSKISWQGEGPGTRYMKKKSRDSSLRQCAIYSTPTVMSRNTVGKNREFRMTSKIWQSVTLIGLTIIITPSFVPTWGRTWNKLLSVVSSCANVDARQKPFGVSMATRIINMRWAEPQNPREATPVNHQLFSTPMVPSQNTVGKNWESRVTSKIPRQEEVPGTICLVWSPLLLMRMKYRDCLESPWLQGSSTCDGENHRIQGKLHQCTIYSIPTVMSRNTVGMNQGFRMTSKISWQVRRNNSELLSSEIRIPGTPGVSRLLA